One genomic segment of Catalinimonas alkaloidigena includes these proteins:
- a CDS encoding cytochrome-c peroxidase, which produces MYISRFTANVCRWVGSLILGVCLTLLFSCQTDEIEGMVDRKYIFVKPDNFPEPTYTFDNNPVTEKGFELGRKLFFDPVLSRDGSVSCNNCHIQATAFADGPQHPMSVGVDNRRGTRNAPALTNLAFMREFFWDGGVTHLDFVPTNAIENAQEMDESLANVVDKLNQDDEYPALFKEAFGIDTITSPYMLHAFSQFLVMMVSANSKYDKYMRNEGESLTDAELEGMKLFEEKCASCHEGILFSDFSFRNNGINASFGDEGRARITEHSADQGKFRVPSLRNVGRTAPYMHNARFQTLEEVLRHYAGGVVDSPTLDPLLSNGAQLGISMTEEEQTKIIAFLKTLSDYDFVADQRFTNPNH; this is translated from the coding sequence ATGTACATCAGTAGATTTACCGCAAATGTATGCAGATGGGTAGGCAGCCTTATACTCGGTGTCTGCCTGACGCTGCTGTTTTCCTGTCAGACAGATGAAATAGAAGGTATGGTAGATCGGAAATATATATTTGTTAAACCGGATAACTTTCCTGAGCCTACCTACACCTTTGACAATAACCCTGTGACAGAGAAAGGATTTGAGCTGGGCAGAAAGCTGTTTTTTGATCCTGTACTGTCGCGTGACGGTTCAGTGTCCTGCAATAATTGTCACATACAGGCAACAGCTTTTGCCGATGGGCCGCAGCATCCTATGAGTGTAGGTGTAGATAATCGGAGAGGTACACGCAATGCTCCCGCTCTGACCAACCTTGCTTTTATGCGGGAGTTCTTCTGGGATGGAGGCGTAACGCATCTGGACTTTGTGCCTACCAATGCCATTGAAAATGCGCAGGAGATGGATGAAAGCCTGGCCAATGTGGTGGATAAGCTTAACCAGGATGATGAGTACCCGGCATTGTTCAAAGAAGCTTTTGGCATAGATACCATCACTTCACCTTATATGCTGCATGCCTTTTCCCAGTTTCTGGTGATGATGGTCTCGGCCAATTCCAAATATGACAAGTACATGCGAAACGAAGGGGAAAGCCTGACGGATGCTGAATTAGAAGGGATGAAGCTTTTTGAAGAGAAATGCGCCTCCTGCCATGAAGGCATACTGTTTTCTGACTTTAGCTTTCGCAATAATGGAATCAATGCCAGTTTCGGTGATGAAGGTAGGGCCAGAATTACTGAGCACAGTGCCGATCAGGGCAAGTTCAGAGTGCCGAGCCTGAGGAATGTGGGGCGTACAGCGCCCTATATGCACAATGCCCGTTTCCAGACGCTGGAAGAGGTACTGCGCCACTATGCAGGTGGGGTAGTGGACTCGCCTACTTTAGATCCTTTGCTCAGCAATGGAGCGCAGTTGGGCATTTCCATGACAGAAGAAGAACAGACAAAAATTATTGCTTTCCTCAAAACCCTCAGCGACTACGACTTTGTTGCTGACCAACGATTTACGAACCCAAACCACTGA
- a CDS encoding MbnP family protein, whose product MKTTHNILLSILLLTLFIACDEDENMSLEASGAFVVEFDNYVGTQQMQLDPAGSTDYRYANASGQEFNLSTFRYYVSNIKLEGPDGERFEDVMNVSANADDVEGYYLVLESDASSQFITLNDVPTGAYDKITFILGIAEEGVQEGAAGGILDPAEDAWFWNWNAGYINLGIEGTAADSPQERIEGDGWLVEENTFGLHVGGWKEVEPDDNYVNNIRTVTLDLGAAVTVSEDMKPQVHIVFDLLKILDGAAIDFSQTYSVHSPLLGAPLADQIPAAFTVDHVHQ is encoded by the coding sequence ATGAAAACCACTCACAATATTTTACTAAGTATATTATTACTGACACTATTCATTGCCTGTGATGAAGATGAGAATATGTCTCTCGAAGCTTCCGGCGCTTTTGTCGTAGAGTTTGATAATTATGTAGGTACGCAGCAGATGCAGCTTGATCCGGCAGGCTCTACAGATTATCGTTACGCCAATGCATCGGGTCAGGAATTTAACCTTTCTACTTTCCGCTACTACGTCAGCAATATCAAACTGGAAGGACCGGATGGAGAGCGGTTTGAAGACGTGATGAACGTCAGTGCCAATGCTGATGATGTGGAAGGCTATTACCTGGTACTGGAAAGTGATGCTTCTTCTCAGTTTATTACTTTGAATGATGTTCCTACAGGAGCCTATGATAAAATCACGTTTATACTTGGCATCGCTGAAGAAGGCGTGCAGGAAGGTGCTGCCGGAGGCATACTGGACCCTGCCGAAGACGCCTGGTTCTGGAACTGGAACGCTGGCTACATCAACCTGGGCATAGAAGGCACAGCTGCCGACTCTCCACAGGAAAGGATAGAAGGGGATGGCTGGCTAGTTGAGGAAAATACCTTTGGGCTGCACGTAGGAGGATGGAAAGAGGTGGAGCCTGACGATAATTATGTCAATAACATCCGTACAGTTACGCTTGACTTAGGCGCAGCGGTAACCGTAAGCGAGGACATGAAACCGCAGGTCCATATCGTATTTGACCTGCTGAAAATTCTGGATGGCGCAGCCATTGATTTTTCACAAACCTACTCCGTACATTCACCTTTACTGGGAGCGCCCCTGGCAGACCAGATACCTGCTGCCTTCACTGTGGATCATGTACATCAGTAG
- a CDS encoding MbnP family protein, producing MKYINIITSFLLLLGLSSCQEESTDDMVQGATLTLNLTHLVNGEVLMLNTQTYANAVGESFVIQDFKYYLSNVKLRNSSTGAFYLEPYSYHLVRPEDGEAFRIEIDGVPAGEYNEVEFAIGVDNAANTSTDKVGALDPSNEMAWDWNTGYKFLLLEGQFGASEEGMHDAYVYHIGGDPNYRVLKFNLKQLSLPTLSLENNGMQSLAIEADVAAMFAEPNPVSFAEHPVVMHDPFSQSVADNYAANMFEITAVE from the coding sequence ATCAACATCATCACCTCATTTCTGCTGTTGCTAGGCTTAAGCAGCTGCCAGGAAGAATCTACCGACGATATGGTGCAAGGTGCCACCCTTACGCTAAACCTCACCCACCTGGTGAATGGCGAAGTGCTAATGCTTAATACACAGACCTATGCTAATGCCGTAGGAGAAAGCTTTGTGATTCAGGATTTTAAGTACTATCTCAGTAATGTAAAGCTCAGGAATTCTTCTACCGGAGCCTTTTATCTGGAACCGTACAGCTATCATCTGGTGCGCCCCGAAGATGGAGAAGCTTTTCGGATTGAAATAGATGGTGTTCCTGCCGGAGAATACAATGAAGTGGAATTTGCCATTGGCGTAGACAATGCCGCCAATACTTCTACCGACAAAGTGGGGGCTCTGGATCCGAGTAATGAGATGGCCTGGGACTGGAATACCGGCTACAAATTTCTCTTGCTGGAAGGGCAGTTCGGTGCGTCAGAAGAGGGTATGCATGATGCTTATGTCTATCATATCGGGGGTGATCCTAATTACCGAGTGCTGAAATTTAACCTGAAGCAGCTTAGCCTTCCCACGCTGAGCCTGGAGAATAATGGTATGCAAAGCTTAGCCATAGAAGCTGATGTAGCTGCTATGTTTGCTGAACCCAATCCGGTGAGTTTTGCCGAGCATCCGGTAGTCATGCATGATCCTTTTTCTCAAAGTGTAGCCGATAATTATGCTGCTAATATGTTTGAGATTACTGCTGTTGAATAA